A part of Chloroflexota bacterium genomic DNA contains:
- a CDS encoding flippase-like domain-containing protein, with translation MKRNTKQWLFWVGLLISVVFLYLAFRKIDYQELWSTLVTVRYWWLLPGLAIYFVGVLVRTWRWQLLLNPLKKASIKTLFPIINIGYMGNNVFPLRMGEVLRAVVLKRRESVSISGSLATIVVERIFDAVVVMGFVLLNLGELTSLPGSGVFAQLGSVATWAVAIFLAGLAVFVLIAVFPKPAQKVIHGVIQKIVPERGRKPLIDVADKFLDGLMSLRSPAQALMILLSSILIWLLETGLYWSVDQALGLGLNFGQLMLLNGVVNLVLLVPAAPGGLGTFDAACRAMLEAYGIAAEGALGYALVLRIALWVPITVVGAVYFIREGLKWTTDVDQMEAQADIEPLDDKTELKD, from the coding sequence ATGAAACGAAATACAAAACAATGGCTTTTTTGGGTGGGATTACTGATTTCGGTTGTTTTCCTCTACCTGGCATTTAGGAAGATTGACTACCAGGAGTTATGGTCCACTCTGGTGACCGTGCGTTACTGGTGGCTCTTACCAGGCCTGGCGATCTACTTCGTGGGCGTCCTTGTGCGCACCTGGCGCTGGCAACTGCTGCTCAATCCGCTCAAGAAAGCATCGATCAAAACGCTCTTCCCGATCATCAACATTGGCTATATGGGCAATAACGTTTTCCCGCTGCGGATGGGCGAAGTGCTGCGGGCCGTGGTTCTCAAGCGGCGTGAGTCTGTCTCCATCTCTGGCAGTCTGGCGACCATTGTTGTCGAGCGCATCTTTGATGCCGTGGTGGTCATGGGTTTTGTCCTGCTGAACCTGGGTGAGCTAACCTCTCTGCCTGGCAGTGGCGTTTTTGCCCAGTTGGGCAGCGTGGCAACCTGGGCGGTGGCGATCTTCCTGGCAGGGTTGGCCGTTTTTGTGTTGATCGCGGTCTTCCCGAAACCAGCTCAAAAGGTGATCCACGGGGTGATCCAAAAGATCGTTCCCGAACGAGGACGTAAACCTTTGATTGATGTGGCCGACAAGTTCCTGGATGGCCTGATGAGCCTGCGCTCTCCCGCACAGGCTTTGATGATCCTGTTGAGCTCGATCCTGATCTGGCTGTTGGAAACGGGCCTTTATTGGAGTGTTGATCAGGCGCTGGGGCTGGGGCTGAATTTCGGCCAGTTGATGCTGCTGAATGGCGTGGTCAATCTGGTTCTGCTGGTCCCGGCGGCGCCGGGCGGCCTGGGTACCTTTGACGCCGCCTGCCGTGCTATGCTGGAAGCCTATGGCATTGCTGCCGAGGGAGCGCTGGGTTATGCCCTCGTCCTGCGGATTGCCCTCTGGGTGCCGATCACGGTTGTCGGCGCGGTCTATTTCATCCGTGAAGGCTTGAAATGGACGACCGATGTGGACCAGATGGAAGCTCAGGCCGATATTGAACCCCTTGATGACAAAACTGAATTGAAGGATTAA
- a CDS encoding ATP-binding cassette domain-containing protein yields the protein MSLLTANNLSKSFGPDDIFDGLSLSIPQRARIAIVGANGVGKTTLLRILLGEDVPSSGTIQQAKDLTVGYLPQEATLIEEGTLWQSCLSSFADLITMQAELEDCMAAMSAPEQAEEAVARYGALEQTFERLGGYTYEVRIKQTLTGLGFDEKDYHRPIRQLSGGQRTRALLAQLLLESPDLLMLDEPTNHLDIQAVEWLESFLKDWDGALVVVSHDRYFLDQVAQTVWEMTPALEVYRGNYSAYLTQREERYARRLAEYEAQTAFIEKEQEFIRRNIAGQNTNQAKGRQRRLERLLEDARLAPPPNEPRRMHINLNTKGRSGDLVLRTHSLQVGYHDEGRPLFDCPDLVLMRQECAAIIGPNGAGKTTFLKTILEQIPPYTGTTQLGASLEIGYFAQAHEGLNPNNTLVQEINSVAPQLLPAEVRNFLAKFLFTGDDVFRRVSTLSGGERGRLALAKLSLSDANLLLLDEPTNHLDLPTQEVLESVLSNFPGTILLVSHDRYLIDSLASQIWEVEPQGQRLQVFKGSYTQFKAQKDRQREAQAEAEKQARLEAADHPKKTKTATKHGKALSKYEQKKRQHRLAEIETELQALEKQQTEISTQLETPPDDPDEVLRLGDDYVKLQQMMESLMAEWSHIEEELSVE from the coding sequence ATGTCACTGTTGACCGCAAACAACCTTTCAAAGTCCTTCGGGCCGGACGATATCTTCGACGGGCTCTCACTTTCGATTCCCCAACGCGCCAGGATCGCGATTGTTGGGGCGAACGGCGTGGGCAAGACCACCCTGCTGCGGATACTGCTGGGCGAAGATGTCCCCTCCAGCGGCACCATCCAACAGGCCAAAGACCTGACCGTCGGCTACCTCCCGCAGGAAGCCACCCTCATAGAGGAAGGCACTCTTTGGCAATCCTGCCTGAGCTCCTTTGCGGACCTGATCACAATGCAGGCCGAACTGGAAGACTGCATGGCCGCCATGTCGGCCCCCGAACAAGCCGAAGAGGCCGTTGCTCGCTACGGCGCACTGGAACAAACCTTTGAGCGCCTGGGTGGCTATACCTATGAAGTTCGGATCAAGCAGACTCTCACAGGGTTGGGTTTTGACGAAAAAGATTATCACCGCCCAATCCGACAGCTCTCCGGCGGCCAGCGCACCCGCGCCTTGCTCGCCCAGCTGCTGCTGGAAAGCCCTGACCTTTTAATGCTCGATGAGCCCACCAACCACCTCGACATCCAGGCCGTGGAATGGCTGGAATCCTTCCTCAAGGATTGGGATGGCGCACTGGTGGTTGTCTCGCATGACCGTTACTTCCTGGACCAGGTGGCACAAACCGTCTGGGAGATGACGCCCGCTCTCGAGGTCTACCGCGGCAACTATTCCGCCTACCTGACCCAGCGGGAAGAACGCTATGCCCGTCGTTTGGCGGAATATGAGGCCCAAACCGCTTTCATTGAAAAAGAACAGGAATTCATCCGGCGCAATATCGCCGGTCAGAACACCAACCAGGCTAAGGGACGCCAGCGCAGGTTGGAACGCCTGCTGGAAGATGCCCGTCTGGCCCCGCCCCCCAATGAACCCCGGCGGATGCACATCAACCTGAACACCAAGGGCCGCTCCGGTGACCTGGTGCTGCGCACCCACAGCCTGCAGGTCGGTTATCATGATGAGGGCCGGCCGCTCTTTGACTGCCCGGACCTGGTGCTGATGCGACAGGAGTGTGCTGCCATCATCGGGCCCAATGGCGCAGGCAAGACCACCTTCCTTAAGACCATTCTGGAGCAGATCCCACCTTATACCGGGACAACGCAACTCGGTGCAAGCCTGGAAATTGGCTATTTCGCCCAGGCGCATGAAGGATTAAACCCCAACAACACCCTGGTGCAGGAGATCAATTCCGTTGCCCCCCAGTTACTCCCCGCCGAAGTGCGCAATTTCCTGGCGAAGTTCCTCTTCACCGGCGATGACGTCTTCCGCAGAGTCAGCACCCTTTCAGGTGGTGAGCGGGGTCGTTTGGCACTCGCCAAGCTCTCGCTTTCCGATGCCAACCTCTTGCTGCTGGATGAGCCCACCAACCACCTTGACCTTCCGACCCAGGAAGTGCTCGAATCGGTGCTCTCCAATTTCCCCGGGACGATCCTGCTGGTCTCACATGACCGCTATCTGATCGATTCACTTGCCTCTCAAATTTGGGAAGTGGAACCCCAGGGACAGCGCCTGCAGGTCTTCAAAGGTTCCTACACCCAATTCAAAGCCCAAAAGGATCGCCAACGGGAAGCGCAGGCTGAGGCTGAAAAACAGGCCCGCCTTGAGGCAGCCGATCACCCGAAAAAGACCAAAACAGCGACCAAACATGGTAAGGCTCTTTCAAAATACGAGCAGAAGAAGCGTCAACATCGCCTGGCTGAGATCGAAACGGAACTGCAGGCTCTCGAAAAGCAACAGACCGAGATTTCAACCCAACTGGAGACGCCTCCCGATGACCCGGACGAGGTTCTGCGCCTTGGCGACGATTACGTGAAGCTTCAGCAAATGATGGAAAGCCTGATGGCGGAGTGGAGCCACATTGAGGAAGAATTATCGGTTGAATGA
- a CDS encoding DMT family transporter, translating into MDKQRRFGIFAALVAALLFGAAAPLGKPLLTFLTDLQLAGLLYLGAALGVLLILLRERPLILPWRMPKRDALRLAGAILFGGLLGPVLLLAGLRIAAAASVSLWLNMEMTATVIIGVLFFKDHLSGRGWLAAIGVLAAAVLMAWTGGVAGFQAGGLVALACICWGVDNHLTALIDGITPAQSTFWKGIAAGSVNLALGLIAAPIQVPPLTLAAALGLGAVSYGLSILLYITAAQNLGAIRSQLIFSGAPFFGLLFSILLGDILSWLQWIALIVFAGSVYLLFRETHSHLHHHDPVTHVHTHFHPDQHHDHDHPEGEEAIGRHSHEHTHSEIVHSHPHWPDLHHRHEHG; encoded by the coding sequence ATGGATAAACAAAGACGATTTGGAATCTTTGCCGCGTTAGTGGCTGCGCTATTATTTGGCGCGGCGGCTCCCTTGGGCAAACCCCTGTTAACCTTTCTTACTGATCTGCAACTAGCCGGGCTGCTTTACCTGGGCGCGGCATTGGGTGTTTTATTGATCCTATTGAGGGAGAGGCCGCTCATCTTGCCCTGGCGGATGCCAAAGCGGGATGCCTTACGACTGGCAGGCGCGATCCTGTTTGGCGGCCTTCTAGGGCCGGTGCTGCTGTTGGCCGGGCTGCGGATTGCGGCGGCAGCATCCGTTTCACTTTGGCTGAATATGGAAATGACCGCCACGGTGATTATTGGCGTGCTTTTCTTCAAAGATCACCTTTCCGGGCGGGGCTGGCTCGCGGCGATTGGCGTCTTGGCAGCAGCGGTTCTGATGGCCTGGACAGGCGGGGTTGCCGGCTTCCAGGCGGGTGGCCTGGTGGCCCTGGCCTGCATCTGCTGGGGCGTGGATAACCATCTCACCGCGCTGATTGATGGGATCACGCCAGCTCAGAGCACCTTTTGGAAGGGGATCGCTGCCGGCAGTGTGAACCTAGCGTTGGGTCTGATCGCTGCACCTATCCAGGTGCCGCCTCTGACCCTGGCGGCTGCGCTGGGGTTAGGTGCCGTATCTTATGGCCTTTCCATTTTGCTGTACATAACAGCCGCGCAGAACCTGGGCGCGATTCGCTCACAGCTGATCTTCTCCGGCGCGCCATTCTTCGGTTTATTGTTTTCAATCTTGTTGGGGGACATCTTATCGTGGCTCCAATGGATTGCGTTGATCGTTTTCGCGGGTTCTGTTTACCTGCTGTTCAGGGAAACCCACAGCCATTTACATCACCATGATCCTGTGACGCATGTCCACACCCATTTTCACCCGGACCAGCATCACGACCATGACCACCCCGAGGGTGAAGAGGCAATCGGCCGACATTCCCACGAACATACTCATTCTGAGATAGTACACAGCCATCCTCATTGGCCTGATTTACATCACCGACATGAGCATGGCTGA
- the dnaA gene encoding chromosomal replication initiator protein DnaA, which yields MKAEHAWQATLGQLQLEMSKASFDTWVRSAEFLNYDEEEHIVEVGVKNAYAKDWIDDRLSAKMKRLLTGMIGTPVEIKVRVWSVTTPSPTTPEPVVTTVHAQTGSATQNTNINPRYRFDNFVVGSNNRLAHAACQAVAESPARAYNPLFLYGGVGLGKTHLLHAIGNACQPAGLNVLYVSSEEFTNDLINAIRTHTTPAFRGKYRQVDVLLIDDIQFIAGKESTQEEFFHTFNTLHGQNKQLVISSDRSPKALGALEERLRSRFEWGLTADVQAPDVETRLAILRTKTDRAGRNVPAEIMEFIARQVQSNIRELEGALNRVLAYSDLSGIPLTLEMTQNALIDFLPQGTDLQPDDVLHAVSRTFGVSEERLLGRERTREVALPRQIAMYLMREEGGVSLPQIGDFVGGRDHTTVLYACDKVNDLMETDDRLRRQVSQIREQLYGRVGVPA from the coding sequence ATGAAAGCAGAACATGCCTGGCAAGCGACATTAGGTCAGCTTCAATTGGAGATGTCCAAGGCATCCTTTGATACCTGGGTCCGCAGTGCAGAATTTCTCAATTACGACGAAGAAGAACATATTGTTGAGGTCGGCGTTAAAAACGCTTATGCCAAAGATTGGATTGATGACCGGCTGAGTGCCAAAATGAAACGCTTGCTGACCGGCATGATCGGCACACCGGTGGAAATCAAGGTCAGGGTTTGGTCGGTAACAACCCCGTCCCCAACCACACCTGAACCTGTCGTTACCACGGTTCACGCTCAGACGGGTTCAGCCACCCAGAACACCAACATCAACCCACGCTATCGCTTTGATAATTTCGTGGTTGGTTCCAATAACCGACTGGCCCATGCGGCCTGTCAGGCTGTGGCAGAAAGCCCGGCTCGTGCCTATAACCCACTGTTCCTCTATGGCGGCGTCGGTTTGGGCAAGACTCACCTGCTGCATGCGATTGGGAATGCCTGCCAGCCTGCTGGGTTGAACGTACTTTATGTCTCCTCAGAAGAATTTACCAATGACCTGATCAATGCCATCCGCACGCATACCACTCCTGCTTTTCGGGGGAAATATCGCCAGGTGGATGTGCTGTTGATTGATGATATTCAATTCATTGCAGGCAAGGAATCGACCCAGGAAGAATTTTTCCACACCTTCAACACCCTCCACGGGCAGAACAAGCAGCTCGTGATTTCCTCTGACCGCTCACCCAAGGCTTTGGGTGCACTGGAAGAACGGCTGCGGTCCCGTTTTGAATGGGGCCTCACAGCCGATGTGCAGGCGCCGGATGTTGAGACCCGCTTGGCCATTTTGCGGACCAAGACGGATCGCGCCGGACGGAACGTCCCCGCTGAAATTATGGAATTCATTGCCCGTCAGGTGCAGTCCAACATTCGTGAGTTGGAAGGCGCACTCAATCGGGTTTTGGCCTATTCAGACCTGAGCGGCATCCCGCTGACTTTGGAAATGACCCAGAACGCGCTGATTGACTTCCTGCCGCAGGGCACGGATTTGCAGCCTGATGACGTGCTGCACGCCGTCAGCCGCACCTTTGGCGTATCTGAAGAACGGTTACTTGGTCGGGAACGCACCCGCGAGGTCGCTCTGCCCCGCCAGATCGCCATGTATCTGATGCGCGAAGAGGGTGGCGTCTCCCTGCCGCAAATTGGGGACTTTGTCGGCGGACGGGATCACACCACGGTGCTCTATGCCTGTGACAAGGTCAATGATCTGATGGAAACGGATGACCGTCTGCGCCGCCAGGTTTCGCAGATCCGTGAGCAACTATATGGGCGGGTCGGCGTACCAGCCTAA
- a CDS encoding NAD(P)/FAD-dependent oxidoreductase — MTTNKQQAAVIGAGIGGMAAAYDLARAGKQVTIYEASDHVGGLAAGFKEPEWDWSVERFYHHWFHSDEHMLGLIEELGWTDKVLFPRPVTVMYDKGEFRPFDSILNALLYPGLGWGINKIRFGLVGLYLRLTNNWQSLEKTTVDAWMRKWAGNKVYESMWEPMMIGKFGEEYAKVVNMAWMWARLHARTTRLGTFEGGFQAFADQLAERLQEMGVVLKLNTAIQSIESTEDGKVRVLTEQEDAVYDQALATTSPALLAKLAPSLPERYLDGLLSLKSMGAVVMVLSLKHQLSKQGYYWYNIPKNVGYPFLSLVEHTNFLPSEHFGGDHILYIGDYLPQDHENFELSKEEILVKFMPHLVKFNPDFKPDWVKKTWLFRTRYAQPVPLVDHSQNIPAIQTPLEGLYFASMSQVYPWDRGTNFAVEIGRRAAGMMVKDSEG; from the coding sequence ATGACAACGAACAAACAACAGGCGGCCGTGATTGGCGCCGGGATTGGCGGTATGGCCGCGGCCTATGACCTGGCCCGGGCGGGTAAGCAGGTTACCATCTATGAAGCCTCGGATCATGTCGGTGGATTGGCCGCCGGTTTCAAGGAACCCGAGTGGGATTGGTCAGTTGAGCGTTTTTATCACCACTGGTTCCATTCCGATGAGCATATGCTGGGACTGATTGAGGAATTGGGCTGGACAGATAAAGTCCTATTCCCGCGTCCCGTCACGGTGATGTATGACAAGGGAGAATTCCGCCCCTTTGATTCGATCCTTAACGCACTGCTCTACCCCGGACTGGGTTGGGGCATCAATAAGATCCGCTTTGGGCTGGTGGGCTTATATCTGCGATTGACCAATAACTGGCAGTCGCTTGAAAAGACGACCGTGGATGCCTGGATGCGGAAATGGGCCGGCAATAAGGTCTATGAGTCGATGTGGGAGCCGATGATGATCGGCAAGTTTGGTGAGGAATATGCCAAGGTGGTGAACATGGCCTGGATGTGGGCGCGGCTGCATGCCCGCACCACCCGGCTGGGCACTTTCGAAGGCGGTTTCCAGGCCTTTGCCGACCAGCTGGCGGAACGGCTGCAAGAGATGGGTGTGGTGCTGAAATTAAATACAGCCATTCAATCCATTGAGTCCACTGAAGATGGAAAAGTGCGGGTCTTGACGGAACAGGAAGATGCCGTCTACGATCAGGCTCTGGCAACGACCTCCCCGGCGCTGTTGGCGAAGCTTGCCCCATCGCTGCCCGAAAGATATCTGGACGGTCTGCTGTCATTGAAGAGCATGGGTGCGGTGGTGATGGTCTTATCGCTTAAGCACCAACTTTCCAAGCAGGGTTACTATTGGTACAACATCCCCAAGAACGTGGGGTATCCGTTCCTCTCGTTGGTGGAGCATACCAATTTCCTTCCCTCTGAACATTTCGGTGGTGATCACATCCTTTATATTGGCGATTACCTGCCCCAGGACCATGAGAACTTTGAGCTTTCCAAAGAAGAGATCCTGGTTAAGTTCATGCCGCATCTGGTCAAGTTCAACCCGGACTTCAAACCGGATTGGGTCAAAAAGACCTGGCTGTTCCGCACGCGTTATGCCCAGCCTGTGCCGCTGGTTGACCATTCGCAAAATATCCCCGCGATTCAAACCCCGCTGGAGGGCCTTTATTTTGCCAGTATGAGCCAGGTTTACCCCTGGGATCGGGGTACGAACTTCGCTGTGGAGATTGGGCGCAGGGCTGCCGGAATGATGGTTAAGGACTCAGAAGGCTGA